A section of the Humulus lupulus chromosome 2, drHumLupu1.1, whole genome shotgun sequence genome encodes:
- the LOC133814335 gene encoding uncharacterized protein LOC133814335 — protein sequence MVFFKGCYVGDHGLAVVGQSYAGLVELALGCGTSLKALGIAACAKITDVSLEAVAVHCKSLETLSLDSEFMHNKGANQTGKLFLNSIEQGSCLVLLTRFRGNISGCGIEKLVSGNGGYSDYSLDDVTNKLGDRVRSLNENCELTSSKGTWESSCDFCVKSWEDIRGMDSPSTKHEPVNIENEMCRFAVLVSIIGSRIEDVGYINPFSHTLGDKHSTLLVCVFCIIKEREDIKHSKKNSIRKGVWILIGFLIGVVMMVLGAACFLDVLTKEPACRKVPVKEVYAATNNLCESNVIGEGTAAILTGVIFKSGKVYKGILSNKQPVPIKHIINDEDVETFVRELTSLAHIRHPNLVALLGCCVRKDDGFLIYELCPNGNLSEWIFGIS from the exons ATGGTTTTCTTTAAGGGTTGCTATGTTGGAGATCATGGTCTAGCTGTTGTTGGACAGTCTT ATGCTGGTTTAGTTGAATTAGCTCTTGGTTGTGGGACTTCATTGAAAGCTCTTGGTATTGCTGCTTGTGCTAAGATAACTGATGTCTCACTGGAAGCAGTGGCCGTACATTGCAAGTCTCTTGAGACCCTTTCTTTAGATTCTGAGTTCATGCACAACAAAGG AGCAAATCAAACTGGAAAATTATTTCTGAATTCCATTGAGCAAGGAAGTTGTCTTGTTCTGCTTACAAGGTTCCGCGGAAACATCTCTGGTTGTGGGATTGAGAAGCTAGTTAGTGGGAATGGTGGCTATTCTGACTACTCTCTTGATGatgttaccaataaattgggAGATAGAGTTAGAAGTTTAAATGAAAACTGTGAACTTACAAGTTCTAAAGGAACCTGGGAGAGTTCTTGTGATTTTTGTGTGAAGAGCTGGGAAGACATTAGGGGAATGGATTCACCATCTACAAAACATGAGCCTGTTAACATTGAAAATGAAATGTGTAGGTTCGCGGTTTTGGTGTCGATTATTGGTAGCAGGATTGAAGATGTTGGATATATTAACCCATTTTCACATACCTTGGGGGACAAACACTCAACTCTG ctgGTCTGTGTTTTTTGCAtaataaaagaaagggaagaCATAAAGCATAGTAAGAAGAATAGCATTAGAAAAG GTGTATGGATTCTAATTGGTTTCCTAATAGGAGTTGTAATGATGGTATTGGGTGCTGCATGCTTCCT GGATGTCCTTACAAAAGAGCCTGCTTGCCGAAAAGTACCTGTCAAGGAAGTGTATGCTGCAACAAACAATCTCTGTGAATCAAATGTAATTGGTGAAGGAACTGCAG CAATCCTAACAGGTGTTATTTTTAAATCAGGAAAGGTCTACAAAGGGATACTATCAAATAAGCAACCCGTACCAATTAAGCACATCATTAATGATGAAGATGTTGAAACATTTGTCAGGGAACTTACTAGCTTAGCACATATAAGACACCCGAACCTTGTAGCTTTGCTTGGTTGTTGTGTAAGGAAAGATGATGGTTTCCTTATTTATGAGCTTTGTCCAAATGGGAACCTCTCTGAATGGATTTTTGGTATTTCCTGA